Proteins encoded by one window of Longimicrobium sp.:
- a CDS encoding lysylphosphatidylglycerol synthase transmembrane domain-containing protein translates to MKRHLKTVVGVAATVFFLWLALKDVEWADVWRHLREANLVLLGAAVLVSTVGMHIRAMRWKPLLDPVAPGIGWKPRIAGVCIGFGANNVFPARLGEFARTWVLARQANVTLSAAFASLVLERALDGLVMIGFLLLAMSLPGFPELVAGGPVDLQATVRVVMAVSAVLLATLVWMAYFPVRAASLAERMAVILPSAFRRPLVDALRAFLGGLHVLRNPRLLAVSVAWALFQWAFLAGSFVLAFRAFGIDEPGYVGALFLQSCIALAVSIPSGPGFFGPFEAASVWGLGLWGVDKSRAASFAIGFHLGGWFTVTGLGVYYAARLNLRWRDLRRSETSVEEAVETDPALSAHARTR, encoded by the coding sequence ATGAAGAGGCACCTGAAGACGGTCGTCGGGGTTGCGGCGACCGTCTTTTTCCTGTGGCTGGCGCTCAAGGACGTGGAGTGGGCGGACGTCTGGAGGCACCTGCGCGAGGCGAACCTGGTGCTGCTGGGCGCGGCCGTGCTGGTGTCGACGGTGGGAATGCACATCCGCGCCATGCGCTGGAAGCCGCTCCTGGACCCGGTGGCTCCGGGGATCGGCTGGAAGCCGCGCATCGCGGGTGTATGCATCGGCTTCGGCGCCAACAACGTCTTCCCCGCGCGGCTGGGCGAGTTCGCCCGCACGTGGGTGCTGGCGCGCCAGGCGAACGTTACCCTGAGCGCCGCGTTCGCCTCGCTGGTGCTGGAGCGGGCGCTGGACGGCCTGGTGATGATTGGATTTCTCCTCCTCGCCATGTCGCTGCCCGGCTTCCCGGAGCTGGTGGCCGGCGGCCCGGTAGACCTGCAGGCCACCGTGCGCGTGGTGATGGCCGTATCCGCCGTGCTGCTGGCCACGCTGGTGTGGATGGCGTACTTCCCCGTGCGCGCCGCATCGCTCGCGGAACGGATGGCGGTCATCCTTCCCTCCGCCTTCCGTCGGCCGCTCGTGGACGCGCTGAGGGCGTTCCTGGGGGGGCTGCACGTGCTGCGGAATCCCCGGTTGCTGGCCGTCTCCGTGGCGTGGGCGCTCTTCCAGTGGGCGTTCCTCGCCGGTTCTTTCGTGCTGGCGTTCCGCGCGTTCGGGATCGATGAGCCGGGGTACGTGGGCGCGCTCTTCCTGCAGTCGTGCATCGCGCTGGCTGTCTCCATCCCCTCGGGTCCTGGGTTCTTCGGGCCGTTCGAGGCTGCGAGCGTGTGGGGGCTGGGATTGTGGGGGGTGGACAAGAGCCGCGCCGCCTCGTTCGCCATCGGCTTCCACCTGGGCGGATGGTTTACGGTGACGGGGCTGGGCGTGTACTACGCCGCGCGGCTCAACCTCCGCTGGCGGGATCTGCGCCGCAGCGAGACGAGCGTGGAGGAGGCGGTGGAAACGGACCCGGCGCTGAGCGCGCATGCCCGCACGCGCTGA